One Gordonia zhaorongruii DNA segment encodes these proteins:
- a CDS encoding MCE family protein, translating into MKITRFVRMQLVIFSLVSIVSLVIVAVFYIRIPQMFGVGSYTVNLTMPSTGGLYQNANVSFRGVDVGKVKGVHLTSDGVQAELTIDSGTSIPKNSAASVRSVSAIGEQFVAFNPPQDASGDSLGDGDTVHTDDLPVEISSMLDRADDLLADVSDTGVRSLMDEAFTAFNGTAPDLQRLMDSMTLFVNSMDKNVDSVISLVRQAGPILETQNRTADEIRSWTADMTKVTDQLRASRPDISDILAKGPGVAQQAESLFSEMGPGFERGIANLRVAAHTQAVYLPNLRQTIVLYPRVLSALITALNTGSNRHGANVSFGLGFQDPPTCTVGFLPPDQWRFPSATKAQDLPPGMLCRLPQDSNTAVRGARNFPCVEFPGRRAPTPAECRTGFVPSERDNVALPNGLPGTDLPKQPAGHVVPGTPTDHDASPASYATTYDPKTGKFIGPDGKTYTTELGNEQSNQKKQWYDLITKTVKS; encoded by the coding sequence ATGAAGATCACCCGCTTCGTACGGATGCAGCTGGTCATCTTCAGCCTCGTCTCGATCGTGTCGCTGGTCATCGTCGCCGTCTTCTACATCCGCATTCCGCAGATGTTCGGGGTGGGCAGCTACACCGTCAACTTGACGATGCCGTCGACCGGCGGGCTGTACCAGAACGCGAACGTCAGTTTCCGCGGCGTCGACGTCGGCAAGGTGAAGGGAGTTCACCTGACTTCGGACGGAGTGCAGGCCGAGCTGACCATCGACTCCGGTACCTCGATCCCGAAGAACTCCGCAGCATCGGTGCGAAGTGTCTCGGCGATCGGTGAGCAGTTCGTGGCGTTCAACCCGCCGCAGGACGCGTCGGGGGATTCTCTCGGCGACGGCGACACCGTGCACACCGACGACCTGCCGGTCGAGATCTCGTCGATGCTCGATCGGGCGGATGATCTGCTCGCCGATGTCAGCGACACCGGGGTCCGGTCGCTCATGGACGAGGCGTTCACCGCGTTCAACGGGACCGCGCCCGACCTGCAGCGCCTCATGGACTCCATGACGCTGTTCGTCAACTCGATGGACAAGAACGTCGACTCGGTGATCTCGCTCGTTCGCCAGGCTGGTCCGATTCTGGAGACCCAGAACCGGACCGCCGACGAGATCCGCAGCTGGACCGCCGACATGACCAAGGTGACCGATCAGCTGCGTGCCAGCCGCCCGGACATCAGCGACATCCTCGCCAAGGGGCCCGGAGTCGCGCAGCAGGCAGAGAGCCTGTTCTCGGAGATGGGGCCGGGATTCGAGCGAGGCATCGCGAACCTGCGGGTGGCTGCGCACACCCAGGCGGTGTACCTGCCCAACCTTCGGCAGACGATCGTGCTGTACCCGCGCGTGCTCTCTGCGTTGATCACCGCACTCAACACCGGGTCGAACCGGCACGGCGCCAACGTGAGCTTCGGTCTCGGGTTCCAGGATCCGCCGACGTGCACCGTCGGCTTCCTGCCGCCCGATCAGTGGCGGTTCCCGTCGGCGACCAAGGCCCAGGACCTCCCACCGGGGATGCTGTGCAGGCTGCCGCAGGACTCGAACACCGCGGTCCGCGGCGCTCGAAACTTCCCGTGTGTGGAGTTCCCCGGTCGTCGTGCCCCGACGCCTGCCGAGTGCCGGACCGGATTCGTTCCGTCCGAACGCGACAACGTGGCTCTGCCGAACGGACTACCGGGCACTGACCTGCCGAAACAACCTGCCGGGCACGTGGTGCCGGGTACGCCGACCGATCACGACGCGAGTCCGGCGTCGTACGCGACCACGTACGATCCAAAGACGGGGAAGTTCATCGGTCCGGACGGTAAGACGTACACGACCGAGCTCGGAAACGAGCAAAGCAACCAGAAGAAGCAATGGTACGACCTGATCACGAAAACGGTGAAGTCCTGA
- a CDS encoding MlaD family protein: MISPGKRLAALAVGVAMIVPLAGCGSDGITSLASIGAPGTGGDAYEITARIPSAAGLVKNAPVMINDTTVGSVGDIEIKDWTAEVALRLDKGVTVPTGSHAMIGMTSVLGSSHIAIVPPEKKSGEFVKEGGSLPLPSCPEQKNIALPEGKPVPDITAAQQVDPCMYPTTEQVLSSLSVVLNGGGLSQVGDVVHELSDVFGGHGKNLRSLIPRLDTLVGDLDDQTGNIISAMEGLDRLTASINAQTPTVEKALESGPEILQLLVDQRKNLTTALGNVGDLSSTVNDVLQENGDDIKTIVPNLRELLEQLSQTGPALAGSLRVLLTFPFKEDRIDDIVKGDYVNSDLVLDLTFGRLNKTMISSVSGPEGVFGTPAREAKRGANPFAAPLKPGPTKRKRKDPANPSPSELAPKNPASSNSEKSKKRGAGTSTATKSPSATKKRGDN; the protein is encoded by the coding sequence ATGATCTCCCCGGGCAAACGGCTGGCCGCTCTCGCGGTGGGGGTCGCGATGATCGTCCCGCTCGCGGGTTGCGGGAGTGACGGGATCACGTCGCTCGCCTCGATCGGCGCGCCCGGAACCGGCGGCGACGCCTACGAGATCACCGCACGCATCCCGTCCGCTGCAGGTCTGGTGAAGAACGCTCCGGTGATGATCAACGACACGACCGTCGGCAGCGTCGGCGATATCGAGATCAAGGACTGGACCGCGGAAGTGGCGCTGCGCCTCGATAAGGGCGTCACGGTGCCGACCGGTTCGCACGCGATGATCGGCATGACCAGCGTTCTGGGGTCCTCGCACATCGCAATCGTGCCGCCGGAGAAGAAGTCCGGTGAATTCGTCAAGGAAGGCGGCAGCCTTCCACTGCCGAGCTGCCCGGAGCAGAAGAACATCGCGCTGCCGGAGGGCAAGCCGGTCCCGGACATCACCGCGGCGCAGCAGGTGGATCCGTGCATGTACCCGACTACCGAGCAGGTGCTCAGCTCGCTGTCTGTGGTGCTCAACGGCGGCGGTCTGTCGCAGGTCGGTGATGTGGTGCACGAGTTGAGCGACGTGTTCGGCGGCCACGGCAAGAATCTGCGCAGCCTGATCCCGCGGCTCGACACGCTGGTCGGCGATCTGGACGACCAGACCGGGAACATCATCTCGGCGATGGAGGGGCTGGACCGTCTGACCGCGAGCATCAACGCCCAGACGCCGACCGTCGAAAAGGCGCTCGAATCCGGTCCGGAGATCCTTCAGCTCCTGGTGGATCAGCGCAAGAACCTGACGACAGCCCTCGGGAACGTCGGGGACCTGTCGTCGACGGTGAACGACGTCCTGCAGGAGAACGGTGACGACATCAAGACGATCGTTCCGAACCTGCGCGAACTTCTCGAGCAGCTTTCACAGACCGGGCCCGCGTTGGCCGGATCGTTGCGGGTGCTGCTGACCTTCCCGTTCAAGGAGGATCGCATCGACGACATCGTCAAGGGCGACTACGTCAACTCCGATCTGGTCCTCGACCTGACCTTCGGTCGGTTGAACAAGACGATGATCTCGTCGGTGAGCGGTCCGGAGGGCGTCTTCGGCACGCCGGCCCGAGAAGCCAAGCGCGGGGCGAACCCGTTCGCCGCACCGCTCAAGCCGGGCCCCACGAAGCGCAAGCGCAAGGATCCGGCGAACCCCTCACCGAGTGAGCTGGCGCCGAAGAACCCGGCCTCGAGCAATTCCGAGAAGTCGAAGAAGCGGGGTGCGGGAACCAGCACCGCTACCAAGTCGCCGTCCGCGACGAAGAAGAGGGGAGATAACTGA
- a CDS encoding MCE family protein: protein MGITRRAWAIIAVVVVLCLIAGGVWFGVKRATTRTVTAYFPHVASLYEGDDVRVIGVPVGKVTEIDPRKDDVRVVMSVDKETPIPADARAVVVAQSLVSGRFIQLTPSYSAGPKMGDNADIPMERTAVPMEWDDVKKQLDELSTAIGPDGADKGTAARAVDTFGKNLEGNGPAIADSIKEMSAVMGTLSDNRDDVFGTVKNLQKLTDVLSTSHEQLVQFNGRMATVSDVIAGSDRELGDAMTNLNEAIGQLEGFLGENSSTMVSTVDKLAQLSGTLKRKDQQLRGLLHSAPTQLANFFNIYNPLLGSLDGVFGLGMGNNLITLLCGSMASTGRPEDSGSDIEHCVDVVAPIMKDIVVNYPPFMANPVIGRAAKPDQIEYQDASVRARAREGVRERDKESRDAMPDPLTKLLVPFGGDR from the coding sequence ATGGGCATCACCCGCCGGGCGTGGGCGATCATCGCCGTCGTCGTCGTCCTCTGCCTGATCGCCGGAGGCGTGTGGTTCGGCGTCAAGCGCGCGACCACGCGGACCGTCACCGCGTACTTCCCGCATGTCGCCAGCCTGTACGAGGGAGACGACGTGCGGGTCATCGGCGTGCCGGTGGGCAAGGTGACCGAGATCGATCCGCGCAAAGACGATGTGCGAGTCGTCATGAGCGTGGACAAGGAGACCCCGATCCCCGCGGACGCGCGTGCCGTCGTCGTCGCGCAGTCGCTGGTGTCCGGGCGCTTCATCCAGTTGACCCCCTCGTACTCCGCCGGCCCGAAGATGGGCGACAACGCCGACATCCCGATGGAGCGGACCGCCGTTCCGATGGAATGGGACGACGTGAAGAAGCAGCTCGATGAGCTGTCGACGGCGATCGGTCCGGACGGCGCGGACAAGGGCACGGCGGCGCGCGCCGTCGACACGTTCGGGAAGAACCTGGAAGGGAACGGCCCGGCGATCGCCGATTCGATAAAGGAGATGTCCGCAGTGATGGGGACGCTCTCGGACAATCGCGACGACGTGTTCGGCACGGTCAAGAACTTGCAGAAGCTGACCGACGTGCTGTCGACCAGCCACGAGCAACTCGTGCAGTTCAACGGCCGGATGGCCACGGTCAGCGATGTGATCGCGGGCAGCGACCGGGAACTCGGCGACGCGATGACCAACCTCAACGAGGCGATCGGCCAGCTCGAGGGCTTCCTGGGCGAGAACAGCTCGACCATGGTCTCGACGGTCGACAAGCTGGCTCAGCTCTCGGGCACTCTCAAGCGCAAGGACCAGCAGCTGCGCGGACTTCTGCACTCGGCGCCCACACAGCTCGCCAACTTCTTCAACATCTACAACCCGCTGCTCGGTTCGCTCGACGGCGTGTTCGGCCTCGGCATGGGCAACAATCTGATCACCTTGCTCTGCGGCAGCATGGCGTCGACCGGGCGACCGGAGGACTCCGGTTCGGACATCGAGCACTGCGTCGACGTGGTGGCGCCGATCATGAAGGACATCGTGGTCAACTACCCGCCGTTCATGGCGAACCCCGTCATCGGCCGGGCAGCGAAGCCGGACCAGATCGAGTATCAGGACGCGAGCGTCCGGGCGCGGGCCCGTGAGGGCGTTCGGGAGCGTGACAAGGAATCGCGTGACGCGATGCCCGATCCGCTGACGAAGCTCCTCGTGCCGTTCGGGGGTGACCGATGA
- a CDS encoding MCE family protein — protein sequence MSEANTPRMKRSKASVGVIGVLVTAMLVISAMQMDRLPYLSQLSTYDVYFDDAGGLGTGDVVMVAGIEVGKVEGVNLADTDDGLKAKIDFRLNDTVVLGDRTRAAIKTETVLGRRNLTLTPIGDGHLEPGQSIPVDSTVAPYSLNDALDDATTTLEATDTDQLNKALDAMSDTFSKTPDNVRGAVEGVGRVSKAIASRDNALSKLLDRARGVTDVVAKRSDQLRTMLIDANSLLGELQMRREAVRQIIRGTRDVTAQISGFVDDNEEQLRPVLEKFNRVQDILNDNEKNFEQAIDNLGPYANILGEAVSNGPYFSSLVGLPTFGDYTGAFMRVLQRKYPEAAKYFYDYSGSPFFPKNYERGPNTDAPDVDRPKPKRSYPTPSNGGN from the coding sequence ATGAGCGAGGCGAACACCCCGCGCATGAAGCGGTCGAAAGCATCCGTCGGCGTCATCGGCGTCCTGGTCACCGCGATGCTCGTGATCAGTGCGATGCAGATGGACCGCCTCCCGTATCTCTCTCAGCTCAGTACGTACGACGTCTACTTCGACGACGCGGGCGGGCTGGGTACCGGCGACGTCGTCATGGTCGCGGGCATCGAGGTCGGAAAGGTAGAGGGGGTGAACCTGGCCGACACCGACGATGGGCTGAAAGCCAAGATCGACTTCCGGCTGAACGACACCGTGGTTCTGGGCGACCGGACCCGGGCCGCGATCAAGACCGAGACGGTCCTCGGCCGCCGCAACCTGACCCTCACCCCGATCGGCGACGGCCACCTGGAACCGGGTCAGTCGATCCCGGTCGATTCGACGGTGGCGCCGTACTCGCTGAACGACGCGCTCGACGACGCGACGACCACGCTGGAGGCGACCGACACCGACCAGCTGAACAAGGCGCTCGACGCGATGTCGGATACCTTCTCGAAGACCCCGGACAACGTCCGCGGCGCGGTCGAGGGCGTCGGCCGGGTCTCCAAGGCGATCGCCTCCCGCGACAACGCGCTGAGCAAGCTCCTCGACCGTGCGCGCGGGGTGACCGACGTGGTCGCCAAGCGGAGCGATCAGCTGCGCACCATGCTCATCGACGCGAACTCCCTCCTCGGGGAACTGCAGATGCGTCGCGAAGCGGTGCGCCAGATCATTCGCGGGACGCGTGATGTGACCGCTCAGATCAGTGGTTTCGTCGACGACAACGAAGAGCAGTTGCGTCCGGTGCTGGAGAAGTTCAATCGGGTGCAGGACATTCTGAACGACAACGAGAAGAACTTCGAGCAGGCGATCGACAACCTGGGTCCGTACGCCAACATCCTCGGCGAGGCGGTCAGCAACGGCCCGTACTTCTCCTCGCTGGTCGGTCTGCCGACATTCGGTGACTACACGGGCGCCTTCATGCGGGTGCTGCAGCGCAAGTACCCCGAAGCAGCCAAGTACTTCTACGACTACAGCGGGTCGCCGTTCTTCCCGAAGAACTACGAGCGCGGCCCGAACACGGACGCGCCGGACGTGGACCGTCCGAAACCGAAGCGCTCGTACCCGACGCCGTCGAACGGGGGCAACTGA
- a CDS encoding MCE family protein → MADSRARALRATVIKLGAFAVSMIVVLAGLVIVFSRYQSGGSETYSAMFTSASAMKSGSSVQIAGVEVGSVKSIDLTEDNKARVEFSVSENYRLPKTVRALVRYQNLTGDRYLDLQPGDGSLRDTIEPGSEIPEQRTQPALDLDSLLGGFKPLFRTMDPADVNKLSSALISVFQGQGESLNTLLESTSSFTNQIADRDQLIGSVIDNLNKTLGTLDADKKGLDQSVDRLQQLISGLADEKDVIGRSISQTADATTGLASLMKTVRPDTKRAITALGQTSEEALKAEPFIRDLLGKLPGDFKKLSNLGSYGSWLQIYFCRIRLLLPGPGNTSYYYTAIDSMGDTTTAGGRCAQ, encoded by the coding sequence ATGGCCGATAGTCGCGCCCGCGCACTTCGCGCGACCGTGATCAAACTCGGTGCGTTCGCAGTCTCGATGATCGTCGTCCTGGCAGGGCTTGTGATCGTCTTCAGCCGTTACCAGAGCGGCGGCAGCGAGACGTACTCGGCGATGTTCACCAGCGCTTCGGCGATGAAGTCGGGGAGCTCGGTGCAGATCGCCGGTGTCGAGGTGGGCTCGGTGAAGAGCATCGATCTCACCGAGGACAACAAGGCACGCGTCGAGTTCAGTGTCAGCGAGAACTACCGTCTGCCGAAGACGGTCCGGGCACTCGTCCGGTACCAGAACCTGACGGGCGATCGGTATCTCGATCTGCAGCCGGGCGACGGCAGTCTGCGCGACACGATCGAGCCGGGCAGCGAGATCCCGGAGCAGCGCACGCAGCCGGCCCTCGACCTGGACAGTCTGCTCGGTGGATTCAAGCCGCTGTTCCGGACGATGGATCCGGCCGACGTCAACAAGCTGTCGTCGGCGCTGATCTCGGTTTTCCAGGGACAGGGCGAATCGCTGAACACGCTCCTGGAGAGCACATCGTCGTTCACCAACCAGATCGCCGATCGCGACCAGCTGATCGGCAGCGTCATCGACAACCTGAACAAGACGCTCGGAACCCTCGACGCGGATAAGAAGGGGCTCGACCAGAGCGTCGACCGTCTCCAGCAGCTCATCTCCGGACTCGCGGACGAAAAGGACGTCATCGGCCGCTCCATCTCCCAGACCGCGGATGCCACGACCGGCTTGGCCAGCCTGATGAAGACCGTGCGTCCGGACACCAAACGGGCGATCACCGCACTCGGCCAGACCTCCGAGGAAGCGCTGAAGGCGGAGCCGTTCATTCGTGATCTGCTGGGCAAGCTGCCGGGCGACTTCAAGAAGCTGTCGAATCTCGGCAGCTACGGATCCTGGCTGCAGATCTACTTCTGCCGGATCCGGTTGCTCCTGCCCGGACCGGGCAACACCAGCTACTACTACACCGCCATCGACTCCATGGGCGACACGACGACGGCCGGCGGGAGGTGCGCGCAATGA
- a CDS encoding MCE family protein produces MAKQGRSNGVRKVAALIMVGTLVGIVALASGQFLGWFDSTKSVTLFAPRAGLVMNPDAKVKLRGVTVGRVQTIDEVGDKAKLVLGITTGEMEKIPANVRADIKSNTIFGAKNVNLVIPDEGPAGTLREGAEIAADHVVVELNTVYQQLVSLLADVQPERMNVVIGAMNEALDGRGKKIGDTLVKLDDILGKTNQHLPELNRLFSEAADATNVYADVMPNLMRTIDNATVVGDTLVENTANLDSLLVNVSGMASTANSMLSKSKKNLMSTLSDLNPVTKLLGYQAPGLRCFITAANDTADIADDVLGGRNGMLLLDAGLTPGKDPYRYPQDLPKVGGDGPPTCQDGLSNVQSEEKIPFYVIDNAAQPYQPRTKPKVESRKLFNLLFGGTDGR; encoded by the coding sequence ATGGCTAAGCAGGGACGGAGTAACGGAGTTCGCAAGGTCGCGGCTCTGATCATGGTGGGGACGCTCGTCGGCATCGTCGCGCTGGCGTCGGGTCAGTTCCTCGGCTGGTTCGACAGCACCAAGTCCGTCACGTTGTTCGCTCCGCGCGCGGGTCTGGTCATGAACCCCGACGCGAAGGTGAAGCTGCGAGGCGTCACCGTCGGTCGCGTCCAGACCATCGACGAGGTCGGCGACAAGGCGAAGCTCGTGCTCGGCATCACCACGGGTGAGATGGAGAAGATCCCGGCCAACGTGCGAGCCGACATCAAATCGAACACGATCTTCGGCGCCAAGAACGTGAACCTGGTGATTCCGGACGAGGGCCCCGCAGGGACCCTGCGTGAAGGCGCTGAGATCGCCGCCGACCACGTCGTCGTCGAGCTGAACACCGTTTACCAGCAACTCGTCAGCCTGCTCGCGGACGTTCAACCCGAACGGATGAACGTGGTCATCGGTGCGATGAACGAAGCACTCGACGGCCGGGGCAAGAAGATCGGCGACACCCTCGTCAAGCTCGACGACATCCTCGGCAAGACCAATCAGCATCTCCCTGAGCTCAACCGGCTGTTCTCCGAAGCGGCCGACGCGACCAACGTGTACGCGGACGTGATGCCGAACCTGATGCGGACCATCGACAACGCGACCGTCGTCGGCGACACGCTCGTCGAGAACACCGCCAACCTCGACAGTCTCCTCGTCAACGTCTCCGGTATGGCGAGCACGGCGAACTCGATGCTCTCGAAGAGCAAGAAGAACCTGATGAGCACCCTGAGCGACCTGAATCCGGTGACGAAGCTCCTCGGCTACCAGGCTCCCGGTCTGCGCTGCTTCATCACCGCCGCGAACGACACCGCCGACATCGCGGATGATGTCCTCGGCGGCCGCAACGGCATGCTGCTCCTCGACGCCGGCCTGACACCGGGCAAGGACCCGTACCGCTACCCGCAGGATCTGCCGAAGGTCGGGGGCGACGGTCCGCCCACCTGCCAGGATGGACTCTCGAACGTGCAGTCGGAGGAGAAGATCCCGTTCTACGTCATCGACAACGCGGCGCAGCCGTATCAGCCGCGCACCAAGCCGAAGGTGGAGTCGCGCAAGCTGTTCAACCTGCTCTTCGGAGGTACTGATGGCCGATAG
- a CDS encoding MlaE family ABC transporter permease, which translates to MVLPNTTRFRTARVAFKRAGDDWNGIGDQALFYWDSIASIPRALRLYKKETLRLIAEISMGTGALAMIGGTVVVVGFLTLFTGGTIAVQGYSSLANIGVEALTGFFSAFINVRIAVPVIAGIALAATIGAGATAQLGAMRVSEEIDALEVMAISSIPYLVSTRIIAGLVAIIPLYSLAALASFLASRFATVFLYGQSAGVYDHYFSTFLIPSDILWSFVQAICMAVAVMLIHTYYGFNASGGPVGVGVAVGNAVRASLIVVVVITLLTSLAIYGADGNFNLAG; encoded by the coding sequence ATGGTTCTTCCGAATACGACACGATTCCGCACTGCGCGCGTCGCCTTCAAGCGCGCAGGCGACGACTGGAACGGAATCGGCGACCAGGCGCTCTTCTACTGGGACTCGATCGCTTCGATCCCGCGCGCGCTGCGCCTCTACAAGAAGGAGACGCTGCGCCTGATCGCGGAGATCTCGATGGGCACGGGCGCACTCGCCATGATCGGCGGCACCGTCGTGGTGGTCGGGTTCCTGACGCTGTTCACCGGCGGCACCATCGCCGTCCAGGGCTACAGCTCACTCGCCAACATCGGTGTCGAGGCGCTGACCGGCTTCTTCTCCGCCTTCATCAACGTGCGCATCGCGGTCCCGGTGATCGCGGGCATCGCGCTCGCGGCCACCATCGGCGCCGGTGCGACGGCACAGTTGGGCGCGATGCGCGTCAGCGAGGAGATCGACGCCCTCGAAGTCATGGCGATCTCCTCCATCCCTTACCTCGTGAGCACGCGCATCATCGCGGGTCTCGTGGCGATCATCCCGCTCTACTCGCTCGCGGCACTGGCGTCATTCCTCGCCAGCCGGTTCGCCACCGTGTTCCTCTACGGCCAGTCGGCAGGCGTCTACGACCACTACTTCTCGACGTTCCTCATTCCGTCCGACATCCTGTGGTCGTTCGTCCAGGCGATCTGCATGGCTGTCGCGGTCATGCTCATCCACACGTACTACGGCTTCAACGCCTCCGGCGGTCCGGTCGGTGTCGGCGTGGCCGTGGGCAACGCGGTCCGCGCGTCGCTGATCGTCGTCGTCGTCATCACACTCCTCACGTCGCTCGCCATCTACGGCGCCGACGGCAACTTCAACCTGGCCGGGTGA
- a CDS encoding MlaE family ABC transporter permease, whose amino-acid sequence MLKKLAAPMNGVGDFVNLGVESARELFRRPFQWRETVEQSWAIARVSLVPTLLVAIPFTVLVSFTLNILLREIGAQDLSGAGAALGTITQIGPIVTVLIVAGAGATAICADLGARTIREEIDALRVLGINPVHRLVVPRVIASTGVALLLNSLVCTIGIAGGFVFSVYLQDANPGAFIANLTLLTGLGELVISMIKAALFGLFAGLVGCYRGLNVRGGAKGVGDAVNETVVYSFMALFVVNVVVTAVGLKATMG is encoded by the coding sequence TTGCTCAAGAAGCTTGCCGCCCCGATGAACGGCGTGGGGGACTTCGTCAATCTCGGTGTCGAATCCGCACGCGAGTTGTTCCGCCGACCGTTTCAGTGGCGGGAGACCGTTGAGCAGTCCTGGGCGATCGCCCGGGTCTCCCTGGTACCCACGCTACTCGTTGCCATCCCGTTCACCGTTCTGGTCAGCTTCACGCTGAACATCCTCCTTCGCGAGATCGGCGCGCAGGACCTCTCCGGTGCCGGTGCCGCACTGGGCACGATCACGCAGATCGGCCCCATCGTGACGGTGCTCATCGTCGCGGGCGCCGGTGCGACGGCGATCTGCGCCGATCTGGGCGCCCGGACGATCCGCGAGGAGATCGACGCTCTGCGGGTTCTCGGCATCAACCCGGTCCACCGACTCGTCGTTCCACGAGTCATCGCCTCCACGGGTGTGGCGCTCCTGCTGAACAGCCTCGTCTGCACGATCGGCATCGCGGGCGGCTTCGTGTTCTCCGTCTATCTGCAGGACGCGAACCCCGGTGCCTTCATCGCGAACCTGACGCTCCTCACCGGCCTCGGCGAGCTGGTCATCTCGATGATCAAGGCTGCGCTGTTCGGACTGTTCGCGGGACTGGTCGGCTGCTATCGGGGACTCAACGTGCGGGGCGGCGCGAAGGGCGTCGGCGACGCGGTGAACGAGACGGTCGTCTACTCCTTCATGGCGTTGTTCGTGGTGAACGTGGTCGTGACCGCGGTCGGACTCAAGGCGACGATGGGCTGA
- a CDS encoding 3-oxoacyl-ACP reductase, whose amino-acid sequence MVQTLEGRVAVVTGAGAGLGRAEAIGLASDGATVIVNDLEKSLQASDVLDEISAAGGRGVAVAGDISDAGTAREIMRTATDDLGGLDIVMSNAGITRDTMLFNMSDDDWDQVLGVHLRGHFLLNRNAAVHWRAASKAAGEPVYGRLINTSSEAGLLGPAGQANYGAAKAGITALTLSASRALSRYGVTSNAICPRARTAMTAKVFGDAPADGVDPLSPEHVVTLVRYLASPAAADVSGQVFVVYGPKVTLMAAPSVREVFTADTDAWDAESLSDSLSEYFASPAGEATFSASDLME is encoded by the coding sequence GTGGTTCAGACGTTGGAGGGCCGAGTAGCCGTTGTCACCGGCGCGGGAGCCGGACTGGGACGGGCCGAGGCGATCGGTCTCGCATCTGATGGGGCGACTGTCATCGTCAACGACCTCGAGAAGTCCCTGCAGGCCAGCGACGTCCTCGATGAGATCTCCGCGGCTGGCGGCAGGGGCGTCGCCGTCGCAGGCGATATCTCCGACGCGGGCACCGCACGCGAGATCATGCGCACTGCCACCGACGACCTCGGCGGCCTCGACATCGTCATGAGCAACGCCGGGATCACCCGGGACACCATGCTCTTCAACATGTCCGACGACGACTGGGACCAGGTCCTGGGAGTCCACCTCCGCGGGCACTTCCTGCTCAATCGCAATGCCGCAGTGCACTGGCGCGCCGCGTCGAAAGCGGCGGGGGAGCCCGTGTACGGACGACTCATCAACACGTCGTCCGAAGCCGGCCTGCTCGGTCCGGCAGGTCAGGCGAACTACGGCGCAGCTAAAGCGGGCATCACCGCGCTGACGCTCTCGGCGTCGCGGGCACTGTCGCGCTACGGGGTGACGTCTAATGCCATCTGCCCGCGAGCACGCACCGCCATGACCGCTAAGGTGTTCGGTGACGCTCCGGCCGACGGTGTGGATCCACTGTCGCCCGAGCATGTCGTGACCCTGGTCCGTTATCTTGCGAGTCCGGCCGCGGCAGATGTCTCCGGCCAGGTGTTCGTCGTGTACGGACCCAAGGTCACACTGATGGCTGCACCCAGTGTTCGCGAGGTCTTCACCGCTGACACCGACGCGTGGGATGCTGAATCACTGTCGGATTCGTTGTCGGAGTACTTCGCGTCGCCTGCGGGTGAGGCGACGTTCTCCGCGTCCGATTTGATGGAATAG
- a CDS encoding ferredoxin, which yields MRVKCDFDLCESNAVCVGMAPDVFELDDKDYLVILQEDVPEDRVEEMRQVVGSCPKSALSLE from the coding sequence ATGCGAGTCAAGTGCGATTTCGATCTGTGTGAGTCCAACGCGGTCTGCGTGGGCATGGCGCCCGACGTTTTCGAACTCGATGACAAGGACTACCTGGTGATTCTTCAGGAAGACGTGCCGGAGGACCGGGTCGAGGAGATGCGCCAGGTTGTCGGGTCGTGCCCGAAGTCGGCGCTCTCGCTCGAATGA